Proteins from a genomic interval of Channa argus isolate prfri chromosome 11, Channa argus male v1.0, whole genome shotgun sequence:
- the lysmd3 gene encoding lysM and putative peptidoglycan-binding domain-containing protein 3 yields MSSRSQHYGFQSATMVQPANGGHAYLFGNNGSENDLSEEDTESYELRSRGRERLRRSTSRERMDDIIYLTRDIQDGDTLNSIALQYHCSVADIKRANSLLTEQDFFALRSVKIPVRRFSILTETHSTGPLNSASPSGARHLPQFSPVTSLPSEFSTDSSSSADSVEGFLMEKDKDIEQLVKSTGPSRSSLNEVVSSLTLQQQQPLLREVEYKPTQRKDPYYGADWGMRWSTAVAIMLVVGIVTPVFYLLYYEVVMKAEDSHHVIPTNSHEKVSSHGNNSDAAVRQANGAEAGPKHDTGNLANKKHFQDGKVDKQGHDEHRGDEKT; encoded by the exons ATGTCCAGCAGAAGCCAGCACTATGGGTTCCAGTCAGCCACCATGGTGCAGCCTGCCAATGGCGGTCATGCTTATCTGTTTGGAAACAATGGCTCAGAGAATGACCTGTCAGAGGAAGACACAGAGAGCTATGAGTTACGATCACGTGGCAGAGAGAGGCTGCGGAGGAGCACCTCCAGAGAGAGGATGGATGATATTATCTACCTAACCAGAGATATCCAGGATGGCGACACCTTAAATAGTATTGCCCTGCAGTACCACTGCTCA GTGGCTGACATTAAGCGTGCCAACAGCCTTTTGACAGAGCAGGACTTCTTTGCACTGCGCTCAGTTAAGATACCTGTGAGGCGTTTCAGCATCCTCACTGAGACTCACAGCACCGGACCTCTCAACTCTGCCTCACCCTCAGGTGCCAGGCACCTGCCTCAGTTCTCACCTGTTACCTCTCTCCCTTCTGAATTCTCTACagactcttcttcttctgctgacAGTGTGGAGGGATTTCTGATGGAGAAAGACAAGGACATTGAGCAACTGGTGAAATCCACAGGCCCCTCTCGGAGCAGCCTTAATGAGGTTGTGTCTTCTTTAACACTACAGCAGCAACAGCCATTGCTAAGAGAAGTGGAGTATAAACCAACACAAAGAAAGGACCCTTATTATGGAGCAGACTGGGGCATGAGGTGGTCGACAGCTGTGGCCATCATGCTGGTTGTTGGTATTGTCACGCCTGTATTTTATCTGCTGTACTATGAGGTTGTTATGAAAGCAGAGGATAGCCATCATGTTATTCCTACAAATTCTCATGAAAAAGTATCCTCACATGGCAATAATTCAGACGCTGCTGTTAGACAAGCAAACGGTGCAGAGGCTGGACCAAAACATGATACTGGAAATTTGgctaataaaaaacatttccaggATGGTAAGGTGGACAAACAAGGACATGACGAACACAGAGGGGATGAGAAAACATAA
- the polr3g gene encoding DNA-directed RNA polymerase III subunit RPC7, which translates to MAARGRGIAAFTFNVEALGIGRGSMPEARVGPSPLFPTTDYKPVPLKAGEDEDYMLALKQEMRGTMQRLPCNIRPQSNKAEVEKYTERYLKQNQLEDEEWTPDWNLLPRELMPQKKKTCAKAGTKKKKTLRVSSKIKGDMLSKLDELAKQDDGNTEKSDDETEKKTGKEDEEEEIEEEYDEEDIEEENDYIDSYFDNGEDFAADSDDNMDGEATY; encoded by the exons ATGGCGGCCAGGGGTCGTGGAATAGCAGCTTTTACCTTCAATGTTGAGGCTCTGGGCATCGGCAGGGGCAGCATGCCAGAAGCCAGGGTGGGGCCCAGTCCTCTGTTTCCA ACCACAGATTATAAACCTGTTCCACTAAAAGCTGGCGAGGATGAAGATTACATGCTGGCCCTGAAACAGGAGATGAGGGGAACAATGCAGCGGTTGCCATGCAACATCAGGCCTCAGTCCAATAAAGCAG aagtagagaaatacaCAGAGAGATACCTGAAACAAAACCAGTTGGAGGATGAGGAATGGACTCCAG ACTGGAACCTCTTACCAAGAGAACTGATgccccaaaagaaaaaaacttgtgCTAAAGCAG gtacaaagaagaaaaaaactctgAGGGTGTCAAGCAAAATCAAAGGGGACATGCTGAGTAAATTAGAT GAACTGGCAAAGCAAGATGatggaaacactgaaaaatctgatgatgaaactgaaaagaaaacagggaaagaggatgaagaggaagaaattgAAGAGGAATATGATGAAGAGGACATTGAAGAA GAGAATGACTACATTGACAGCTATTTTGACAATGGTGAAGATTTTGCTGCTGACAGTGATGACAATATGGATGGTGAAGCAACATACtga
- the mblac2 gene encoding metallo-beta-lactamase domain-containing protein 2 → MSATDWYAHKSLGDGLFWIQERFFQSENRANIWLLRGTHQDVVIDTGLGLRSLPDYIDAKGLLGKDPQRKNPLLAIATHAHFDHSGGLHQFQQVGVHSAEVDALANGDNFETVTWLSDREITVSPSPGWRARQYKVKAVQPTHILQEGDVINLGNRQLTVLHMPGHSRGSICLHDRDNKLLFSGDVVYDGSMIDWLPYSRVSDYISSCERLVGLVDSEQVDQVLPGHYNTFGAKRLHRIASTYISRAGTCPAKFSTFAWSALAGVALRMFNPRSAC, encoded by the exons ATGTCTGCAACCGACTGGTACGCGCACAAATCGCTCGGAGACGGACTTTTCTGGATCCAGGAGCGATTCTTCCAGTCAGAGAACCGGGCTAACATCTGGCTGCTCCGCGGCACACACCAGGACGTGGTGATAGACACTGGTTTGGGCTTGAGGAGCTTACCAGACTACATCGACGCTAAGGGACTGCTTGGCAAAGATCCGCAGAGGAAGAACCCGCTGCTGGCCATCGCCACCCACGCCCACTTCGACCACTCGGGTGGTCTACATCAGTTCCAGCAGGTGGGCGTCCACAGCGCCGAGGTCGATGCCCTGGCCAACGGAGACAACTTCGAGACGGTCACCTGGCTCAGCGACAGGGAGATAACAGTTTCTCCCAGTCCAGGATGGAGGGCAAGGCAGTATAAAGTCAAGGCTGTGCAGCCCACACACATACTGCAGGAGG GAGATGTCATCAACTTGGGTAACAGACAGCTGACGGTGCTCCACATGCCTGGTCACTCACGGGGCAGCATCTGCCTCCACGATCGAGACAATAAGCTGCTCTTCAGTGGAGATGTAGTATATGATGGTTCTATGATTGACTGGCTGCCTTACAGCCGCGTCAGTGACTACATCAGCAGTTGTGAGCGTCTGGTGGGGTTGGTGGATAGCGAACAG GTTGACCAAGTTCTCCCAGGACACTACAACACATTTGGCGCCAAGCGGCTTCATCGGATTGCATCCACTTATATCAGCAGAGCAGGAACGTGCCCTGCAAAGTTCTCCACATTTGCCTGGAGTGCTTTGGCTGGGGTGGCACTGCGGATGTTCAACCCAAGGAGTGCCTGTTAA